The stretch of DNA TGTTGGCTTGGAGGGACAATGGCTGCGTGTGAATCAAAAGCTTTGCGATACTGTCGGCTACACCCGCTCGGAGCTACTTGACCTCACCTTTCAAGACATCACTGTTCCTGATGATTTGGCTGCTGACTTAGCTTGTGTTCACCAAGTTTTAGCGGGCACCCTACAGACTTTTTCGATGGAGAAACGGTACGTCCGCAAAGATGGATCTACGATTTGGGTCAATTTAACTGTTTCGCTAGTGCGGGAAGCGACTAAGCCCAAATATTTTATTTCTGTGATTGAAGATATTTCCGAGCGCCGACAGGCTGAAGCACAACTGCAAAATTCTCTGAAAGAACTGTCGGATATTAAGTTTGCTCTCGATCAATCAGCAATCGTTGTGACTACTGATCGGCAGGGCATTATTACTTATATCAACGACAAGTTTTGTGAGCTTTCCCAATATACCAGAGAGGAATTACTGGGAAAGAACCATCGCCTGATTAACTCCGGTTATCATGACCCAACTTTCTTTCAGGATCTCTGGTCAGTGATTTCTAAGGGCAAGGTTTGGAAGGGAGAGATTAAGAACCGCGCTAAAGATGGTAGCGACTACTGGGTTGACACCACAATTGTGCCTTTTCTGAACGAGCAAGGCCAACCGTTTCAATATCTTGCTATTCGCTTTGACACCACCAATCGCAAGCAAATTGAAGAGCGCATGAGAACTTCACTTCAGGAAAAAGAAGTTCTACTTAAAGAAGTTCATCATCGAGTTAAAAACAATCTGCAAATTATTTCTAGCCTGTTGAACCTACAATGCCAAAACCTAGAAGATGACGAAGTGCTAGCTGTATTTAGAGAGAGCCAAAACCGAATTGAATCAATGGCGTTAATTCATGAAAAGCTCTATCAATCTGAAGATATGGCTCGGATTAATGCCCCAGATTACATCTGTGACCTGGTGTCAAATTTGTTTTATACCTATGAAATTAATGCGGATGCGATCGCCTTAAAAATTGATGTAGATGAGGTTTGGTTGGGCCTAGATACCGCTATTCCCTGCGGTCTCATCATTAACGAGCTGGTGTCAAATGCCCTCAAGCACGCATTTCCGGATGGACGAACAGGAGAAGTTTGTATTCATTTTGGTGTCCGAGATGCGCATCACTTCATGCTTGCTGTTAGCGATACCGGGGTTGGTTTGTCCAAAGACTTAGATTACCAAAATACCGATTCTTTGGGTTTGCAATTAGTGAATGCCCTGACTCATCAAATTGAGGGAGCAATCCAGATCAATGAGGGTGATGGTGTCGAATTTGAAATTGTATTTCCTAACTAAAAGTTATCTGGGACAATGACAACTGTAAACATAATGGTGGTTGAGGATGAAAGCATTGTCGCCAAGGACTTGCAAAACAGACTGAAGAAGTTTGGGTATGCAGTGCCTGTGGTTGCTGCCTCTGGTGAAGAAGCCATTTTAAGGGCATCTGAGAATCACTTAGATTTGGTCTTAATGGATATTCGCCTCAAAGGTGCGATCGACGGAATTGAAGCAGCCAGACAAATTCACCACCGCTTTCAGCTGCCAATTATTTATTTAACCGCTTATGCGGATGACGACACCTTAGCTCGTGCTAAGCAAACTCAACCGTTTGGCTATATATTAAAACCCTTTAAAGAACGAGAACTGAATACAACGATCGAAATTACTTTAGCGAGGCATCGGCTAGAGAAGCAGTTGCAAGAACGAGAGCAGTGGCTGTCAACTGTTTTGAGAAGTATCGCGGATGCCGTGATTACGATTGATACGACAGGGTTGATTACGTTCATGAACCCTGTAGCGGAGAGTCTAACGGGATGGAAGCAAGCACAAGCTCTTGGAAAGCCTGCGATCGCTGTTTTCCAGACCGAGGACGAGGCCACCCAGAGAGTCTTCCAGCAACCCATCAGCAGCCTCTTGGAGGACAGTATTGGCCCAAAAACTGCTGTAGAAACTAGCCTTAAGTGCAGCGAAGACCAAAGTATTCCCATTGAGTACAGTTTGACGCCGTTGCAAAATGACCAAAACCTGATGATGGGTGCTGTTTTAGTCTTCCGCGATCTCACCGAGCAGATCAAAGCCAAGGAAGCGATTCGCCAGCAGGCTGAACAAGCTCGACTCCTAGCAGAACTGCAAAAACTGAATCACCTCAAAGATGACTTTTTGAGCACAGTGTCCCATGAGCTACGGACACCGATGTCGAACATGAAAATGGCGCTGCAAATGCTGACGATCGCCACTAATGCTGAACGCCAACAGCGTTATCTGGAAATTCTAAAGGCAGAATGTGCCCGTGAAATTGACCTCATCAACGACCTACTAGATCTACAGCGCTTAGAAGCATCGGCTTATCCTACCTTTCTGGTGGAGGCGATCAACCTGCAAGATTGGTTCTCTAGCCTAATTGAGCCTTTCCGCTCCCGCCTGCAAGAACATCAGCAGGTGCTCAACATTGATCTGCCAGAAAACTCCCCGCCCTTAATTACCGATCGCTCTAGCTTGGAGCGCATGTTAGGCGAACTGCTGAATAACGCTTGCAAATATACTCCAGCAGGCGGTGAGATTATTCTGAAGGTAGAGCAAGTGACCAGTCCCTCACCGATCTCCCCGGTAGTCCCCTTTACCCGCCTGATTATCCAAAACCAAGCAGAAATTCCGCCGACAGAAATCCTGCGAATTTTCGACAAATTTTATCGAGTCCCCCATGCTGACCCCTGGAAGCAAGGAGGGACTGGTTTAGGACTAGCCTTGGTCAAGCGCCTAGTAGAACAACTGCAAGGTACCATTCAGGTCGAGAGCAGTCACGGTTGGACGGTCTTTACGATTCATCTGCCACCGTTGAACGTCGTGACGCTGCAAAGAGCAGGCTGAAGCTAAGGCTATCAGTTGGTTTAGGAGACCCTGACTTGGGAGGTGTCTACTGCTTTGGTGCCATCCACCTTCGCCGCCATCCCTGTGATGTATTGCAGGATTTCCGAGCTAGGCACAGAGCCTCTAAAGATGATGGTGCTACCGTTTTGGTCAATTTCTAAGCTTTCAATTTCACTGATTTGGGGATCACGGTCAAAGGCGATCGCTACTCGCTTCGTCAAACCTACTGGGTCATATTCACCCTCAAGCCCCATATTCTCCGGAGCCGGAGGCGGTTGATGCATGCCCGCTTTCTCTCGGAGTTCCAAGTCATACTCACCTGTGAGTCCAGGGGTCATCCCCCCTTCGTCTGGGTGCTTCTGAGTCTCCGACTGGAATTTTTTACTACACTCCTGCCCAAAGTGCCGTTCTAGCCAAGTCATAATTCCACCCCTTAGGATAGATAGTTTCTTGTATCCTCCATTACAGACTACTTGACCCCGCTGTGGCATCTCCCATGAGGAAGGATGAAGGATGAAAAGGGGAGAAGCCAGAAGCCGAGTGCCAAAACTTGATATAGCCAAAAACCCGAAACCCCCACAGTCAGACTCGTTTGGAGGGAGCCTGAGGGACGCAACCGTCTCTCAGCGGGGGTTTGGGGGCGAGTGCCCCCAAGGATCGGATTTCTGAGCTGTAACTATAGCTTCTAGTTAAACTATGGCTTTTGGTTAGCTTCTACATAAGCTGCGATCGCCTCAGTAGCCAGTTGAGATACCTTCTTACCTTGCTGGGCAGCCATCGCTTGCAGACTAGCATAAAGGTCTTCTCGTACTGTGATGCGGCGACGGACTTTACCAAGCCCATCGGTCTCGCTCACACTAGCGATCGCTTCATCATTGGCAGTGTTAACCGTGGCGGCGTAGCTGCTAACCAGCTCAGGCGGGTCAGATTGGTAAGCGACAGAAAACTGCCGAATGGCCTCTAGGCCAACGCGATCGCAGAAATCTCCAAAACTCTCTCCGGCTGTGCGAGATTGCTTGAAGTAGACAAAAATTGGTTCTAGGCCAATTTCTAAATCGTTAATGTGGAGCTTCTCCACATAAGGCTGAGATAAGCGAGTTTGGTTAGGAGAAGCACCCAGCCAAACTTGATAATGCTCTGGAGCACTGCCTACGAAGCCCAATTCTGCTAAGTATGGACGGGCGCAACCGTTGGGGCAACCTGTCATTCGAATAATAAAGTGCTCTTGTTCCAGACCCACTTTATCTAGCAGAGCGCGAATCCGTTCCAGAATCTCTGGCATAATTCGCTCCGACTCAGTCACCGCCAAGCCACAAGTAGGCAAAGCGGGACAGGCCATCGAATAGCGCACGAGAGAATCAATTTTGTCAGGATCAGCCTGAATGCCACAGCGATCGAATATGGCTTGAATGGCAGCGCGATCGCCTGGATTGATGTCGTACAGAATGGCATCTTGGCTACCTGTCAACAGCATGGGCAGATTGAACTGCTTGACAATTTCCCGCAACGCCGTTTTGAGCTGGAAGGCACCCTCGTCCTTCACCCGACCATTCTCGATCGGAATGCCAACAAACAGCTTGCCATCTCCTTGTTCTTGCCAGCCCAGAAAATCTAAGTACTTAAACTCAGGCAACGGCTTGAAGGGTTGCAGCGGTTTGCCAAAGTACTGCTCGACCTCAGTGCGAAACTTGTCCACACCCCACTCTTCCATCAAGTACTTCAGGCGGGAGTGACGGCGATCGCTGCGGTTGCCATTGTCTCGCTGAGTGGCCACGATCGCTTTCACTGCGTCGTAGATATCCGCTTTATCCACATAGCCTAAAGGATCAGCAATCCGAGGGAAAGTGTCTTCCTTACCGTGAGTCCGACCTAAACCACCCCCCGCTAAAATATTGAACCCTTCTAGCTCATTTTGCTCGTTGGTAATGACGACCAAGCTTAAATCTTGGGAGTACAGGTCAATCGAGTTGTCACCGGGGATCGTCACCGCAATCTTAAATTTGCGGGGCATGTAGTAAGTGCCGTAAATCGGCTCCTCACCTTCATGAAAAATAGTGCCATTGCCGTTGCTTTGGCGTGCGGCTTTGACCTCTGGACGCTCTTCCGCACTAACAAACTTTTCGCCATCCAACCAAATTTCGTAATAAGCGCCTGTTTGGGGAGTTAGTAAGTCGGCAATGCTATTGGCGTATTCATGGGCGTAGAGATACTCAGGCCGATTCTTGTACGGCGCAGGCGGTGCCATCACATTACGGTTCAGATCCCCACAAGCTCCTAAAGTGGAACCCATGCTTTTGATGATTTCCGCGATCGCCACTCGCAAATTCTTCTTCAGAATGCCGTGAATTTGAAACCCTTGCCGAGTCGTGGCTCGGAGCGTGCCATTGCCATAGGTTTCTGACAATTGATCTAAAGTCAGGTACAGCTGCGGTGGAATAAAGCCACCCGGACTCCGAGTTCGCAGCATGAACTGGTAGTCTTTCTCCTGCCCCTTGACCCGGTTGTCCCGATTGTCCTGCTGATAGGAACCATGAAACTTGAGAATTTGAATCGCGTCTTCTGTAAAGCTGTTGGTATCCAGTAGCAATTCACTTGCAACAGGCTCACGTAAAAATTGGCTACGTTCCTTAAGACCTTCTACCTTAGAAGGTTTGCGAACCACGGGAGTTGGAGTCGGAGTTTTAACCATCGGAGTTGCGGTACGAGTTGAAAATAGTCAGAAGCTTAGAGTACAACCGAGTGTTGTAGTCTAAAGTCAGGGTTGAACCGTAAAACTTTTGCTGTAAAGCTTTTGAGGGGCTCAGAGCCTCAGTAGTTCGAAGCTTATCGATTCCCGGTAACCCGCCCGGAATTACGGTGAATCTATATATTTTATCACTGCATTTGTCGGGTCAAGGTGCTTGTCAGGGATTTTGCATGAAATTCCAACCCCACTGCGGGACTAGGCAGCGTTAAGTCAAGCACATGCTATTTAATGCTAGCTGATTTGGCTGGTTAAATCGTGACGGCTGAGTTGAGTTGATAATATCGCTTAAAAATTGCTCTGTAAACTCGGAGAAAGCTAAGGGAGAACACCGATCATTTCAAGCAAACTCAGCCTTAGATCAAGAATTAATCAAGAGTTGATCCTGATTTTTTAAGCGAATCTCAAAAAGTATTTCCTCAGCCACAACTGGAAATCATACTTGGATTAATAGTTGAGTTGGTTATTGGGAATTAGGTGATTAAATTCCTAAAAACTTGATTGAATCGGTCGGCATTGGATCAGTTGACTGCATTTTATCCATTAATGGAAAAAGCAACTAAAAAAGCTCCTAGCTGTAGGGCCAGGAGCTGAGTGAAACCAAGTTGAATTACTATTCAGTCTTGCTTAGTTGCTGTAGAGTTGATGAAAGATTTCATGCAGACTCATGGTTGAAAACTAGCAGATGAATGCCTACAACTCAGCACAGTAGTTGGAGTGATTTTGGCATCAAGTTTCTCAGGTGAACTTAGAAGCGTAGGCCAGCACCAGCGCTGAAGGTTAGAGAATCAGCAGGGCCATTTTGATAAGCATTGAGGCCCCACTTGGTGTTGCCATAAACCACAACATCTTTGGTGACTTTAGATTCAACCCCGGCGGTCAATACAACTGCATCATCGTTACCCATTGGGGTGGGTTGGCCGTTTGCTTCCACAAAGGAGTAGCCAACACCGCCGTAAACTTGGGTGTTTTTAGTGATTCCTTGGTCATAAGTGATCATAGGAATGATGGCGCTAGTGTCGTCGCTGTAAACAACTGAACCGCGCAGAGAAACGGGAGCTTTGCGGAGGCCGAAGCGACCATCAATTGTGCCACCAAAGGTTGCAGCATCGTTATTTTGACCACCGTTGGTGACACCCGCAGCCACACCTGCACCTACATAGCTATCGCTAAATCCTTTTCTAGGTTGAGCAGAAGCGGAGCCAGCGGAGAGGAGAGGAGCGATCGCAATTACAGACAAAGCAGAAAAAGCAGCAATGGATTTCAGAGAGAGGTTCATCTTGGTTCCCTCAAAGGGTAAGTTTGATTTAATGTTTGCGTTCCTGAATTTATAGTCGAAGGACTTGCTTGAAAGGTTCCAGAAAAATCTAATTTGATTGAAAGTTTTTTGGAATTAGCAGCTTGCCCACTTCAACTACCTAAAAGGAATGATCACTCCAAAAATTGTTCCCTTAAAAAGCTAAAAACCATTACCTATTAACTCTAGATAATGGTTTGCTTCGTTTGAATGGGTGCTTTTGATCTAGTTCATGGAATTAATTACGGTGTGCTTCAATAGCCGCTTTTTAAACTGTCACAGAAAGCTGGGGCTATTTAATCAATTGAATGAGGTTTGGGGTTGTTTAACTAAGAAACACTGCCCAAAACACATAATATCCCAGCTAAAAAACTGAATTCCGGAAATTTTCGGAACGTAGATTAATTGGAGTGAATAAAACTAGAAAAGTTTGGTGTAATTACCGAACTAAATTAGTTATTCATCATGCTGCGGCTCAGCTTGAGGCTTAGAAACTACCACTAAGTTGGGCAAACCTTCCAACTTTTCTTCTAGAGGCGCTTCAGTGTTAGCAGGCGCAAAGATAGTTAGTCCTTGGGATACACACTCTACTTCGATGGGAGTTGTGCCAATTAGTTCCCCATCTAAAACTACCTTCTGGGGTGGCTCAGTTGACACTTTGAGGCGTTTCGCTCGCAGATAGCCAATGTCGTCTCGCTCTGTAGCGTTGCCTGTCAAAGCTGACTGGAGCAGGTGATAAGAAGCGGCGATCGCCCCTGCTACGTTACGTGGAGCCACTACGGTTAAATCGAGCAGACCATCATCAAAAATGACCCCTGCTGGTCCTTGCGCCAAGATCGAGGTTGCTGGGGCAGCATTGGCGATCGTAATGGCTGAGGCTGAGACTTGAATGATGTGTTCATCAGTTTCAATTTCTGCCTCAAACGAGGGCAGATGCCCCAGTTGTTTGACTCCTGCCAAGATATAGGCCAGCATGCCCAAGCGATTTTTAGCAGCTCGGTCTGCTTGTTCAACCGTCTCAGCTTCAAAGCCGATCCCTGCTAGCAAGAGCATGGGTTTGCCGTTACAGTAAGCCGCATCCACCTTTTTGGTTTTTCCTGCCAAGATAGTGGCGCAAGCAGCTTCGATACTGTCAGGAATGCCGAGGGCATTGGCAAAAGCGTTGGCGGTGCCGCGTGAAATCACACCTAGAGGAATATCAGTGCCTACTAGAGCTGCTGCGGTTGCCGACAAAGTACCATCACCTCCAGAGGCAATCACGGCTTCAACTCCTCGTTGCACCGCGTTGTAGGCCAGTTGATCCGCATCAACGATTTTGGTTGTTGAGAGGATCTCTAAGTTCATCTCTGGCTCCAATAAAGCCCGGATCTGGGCTAAGTCTTGCTCTGGATCACTTTGACCAGCAATGGGATTGAAAATGAGACAAGCAGAGCGAATCATAGCGGTGAAGATGATGGTCGAGAAGGAAAGGTTGCAAATGCCTCTACTCCAAGTCTTAAAGCTAGACAGCTAAACGGCATCCTTCTTTCGATGCGTTGTTACGATAACAGTATTAGTACGATATTTATTGCGATCGCTAACCAGCTAAACCTCTGATACCAAGCTTATGCCCGACCCTCTGATGTATAGACAAGACCATTTTGTGGTTCTAGAAGCCAATCAACCAGAACAGTTTCTGACGGCGGCTGAGTTGCTCAGCAAACTAGAGACCGTTTTGGAGCAACGGCAAGACGATCTGCCTCAAGATTTGCAGAAACTTAGTTCTATCTCCGCCCAGGCCCAATATCTGCTAGATACTTCCTGCGAGCTAGATATGGAGCCTGGTAATTTTTTGCAGTGGTACGCTGTTAGGTTAGAAAAAGAAAAATAGAGTTGTAGGGTTTAGCTGGTCGCAGGAGTTGCAGCGACAGAAGCCGTAATCAGCGCCACTTCAATTTGTCGCTCTGCGGGCTGGGTGAGTTGTACGCGAATGCCAGGACCAAAAAAACTCTCTATTTTGGCTTGCTTCTGTTGCCAAGTTTCTAGAGAAATCAGCGGCGAATTGAACTCCAAAATTAAGGCATAAGCATCATTGATTTTGCTCTCACGCACCCCAATTAGCTCTGGGCGTTCCTCATTGGTAGGGCTAAGACCTAAGTGGCTCAGAGAACTGTCTAAGTGAGCCGATTGACCGTACCGATAGCGGGTTACATCTTTACGGATCTGATTTTGGGTTGTAGTTGCTTGCTGATCTCGTAGCTCCACGATCTCTGGCGGCGTGGGTTGGGTAAACGGAACGGGTGTGAGTTCTGAAGCTTTCAGCGCCAACCCTCCTAGAAGCAGCGGAATGCCATAAAAGAACCCTACAAGATTTAAGGTAGCGTTGCTAGAGAAGTAAGCTACAAAACCGATCACGGTTAGAGCCCCACCTACTGCCAATCCCAGCGTTCCTAGAGAAGTTTGACGTAACATATTTGTTATTGAGACGAATTAATCTGTGTGCAAAGTTAACCCTTATATCATTACCTTTACAGGAAGTTTGGTGGACTTAAGCCTGAATATTTTTTCTCTAGACTCGATCGCTGCTTTGCCAAACGTGCGGCTGGAGGATTGTGGTTAGCAAGGTGAGCGTTGTTGAATAGCAGGATATGCTGGGGATGTTGAGGCGCGATCGCCTACTTCATCTGGGGGTCTTCTGGGGTGGCTTATCCCTCTAGATAAAATGAGTGCCACTTTCGCCCAAGGTTAGTACTCTTGCACCCCGCAAATAAAAACTGACAGACTAGTAGGTCCGAGCCATGATCAAAGACGAAAAGCAGCCACCCGCGACCAAAAGCAAGTTATTAGAACAAATTGATTCGCTCAAACGGGAAGACGAAACCCTCTACAATATCTTGGCCGTGGATGTTTGGGCTCTGGCTAAAACGATGGATGAGTTCCAACCAGGGTTTTGGGCAGCTTTCATGAAAAACCGTGAGAAGGCACTCAAGCGCTTTATTACTGAAGTGATGCGGGCTAAGACTGCTGACAGCAAGCGTCCACCGTTTCTGCGCTAGTCTGTCTGGAGGGTGAGGTATCTCTACTCTCCTAATGTTATCAATTCAAGATATATAAGATCTGAGGCTTGCAGTGCCTAACTTGGGCCGATTATAAACACAGATTTGAGCCTTAAACTTAGGCTGAATATGGTTTATCTTACTCAATAGAAGTAAATATAAAGATACAAAAGATGAACGCTGAAACGATTAAAGAACGCATCACCCTGATCCGAAGCAAGCGCGAGACCTTATTGAGATTGCTAGAGCAGCCTGATTTAGGCACTCTGAGAATTGATGTCAATCAGGCTTTAGAAGAAATGGATGACTTGATTGACGAATTTCAGCGGACCTTTCCAGAAGCAGGAAATCTCTAGACACTGACTAGAGGCTGAATTCTAGATCTAAATTTCTAAATTGCTGAGATACCTTTTGCCTGGAACTAGTTACCTTCCAGGCAAGCAGGGTAGGTGGTCAGTGCTGAGAAAAGCTAGGTATAGTTAAGCACTGGCATTCTTGGCGGCTTGCCCTAGCTCTTTGACTAAAGCCACAAGCTCGTTGGTAGCCACGTCTTTCTTACAAAAAGCATCAATATTTGCCGTCTGAATCATGACCTCTGTTTGAGGATCGTCCACAGAGGAGTAAGCAATAATCCGGATATTAGGGGCGAAACTTTTAATCTGGGTGGATGCGCTTAAACCATCCAAAACTGGCATCTGTAAATCAATAATGATCACATCAGGATGCTGACGCTTAACTAGCTCGACTGCTTCCTGACCATTACTTGCTAGACCCACTAGTTCAATATTGGATTGATTCTGTAGGGCAAGCTTGAGGCTGAGTCGAGTCAACTCATGATCATCGACAACAAGAACACGGAGGGCAGAGCGCATACAAGATAACATGACCACTCAGTCAAGTAAGAGACATCTGGTTTGACAATTTTAGTCTAGTAGTATGGGCTACTGAAATCCCTCTACCATTGGGGCGAATCGGCAGAATGAATAGTCATACTCCTACACAATCCCTCCGTAATTCCAAGAACTACGGCTGCTTAAGTAAAGTTTGATACATCAACGTTTCGCCTTTGATTGTCGATTTTTGGCTAAAATTGGGCGATCGCACAGCCCTTTTCACCCGAAAAATTCTAACCCTTAGGCACTAAAACTTGGTTAAACACCGCAATGCCCCACAACGCTTTGGAGCAGTGATGTTTAACTAAGCTGTTCTCATTATTTCAGATTGAGTCCCTCAAGCGAGCGATCGCCGCTTAAATTGTTGAGCTGGCTGCCATTTCCATGAGGATTTTCTGCGAACTCAGCTCTGGGCATTCGGCAGCGGGACGACGTTGAATATAGCGACCATTCGGCTGTAGTTCCCAGGCGTGGCGATTGTCGGAGAGCATGATCCCCAAAATTTCTTGTAAATCTTTTTTCAGGTCTGCGTCTTCGATGGGGACAATGGCTTCTACTCGGCGGTCTAAGTTGCGTGGCATCCAATCTGCGCTGCCAATAAACACTTCATCGTCGCCTCGGTTGTGGAAGTAAAAGATGCGGGAGTGCTCCAGAAAACGGCCCACAATACTGACCACCCGAATATTGTCACTGATGCCTTTAATACCAGGGCGCAGACAACAGATACCTCGAATAATTAAGTCAATCTGGACGCCTGCTTGAGAGGCTTCATATAAAGCGACGATAATTCGCTTATCTACCAAAGCATTCATCTTGGCGACAATGCGGCTGGGAAGGCCATTTTTGCAGTTTTCTATCTCCCGGTAGATCAAGCTCAACATGCGATCGCGCAAGTTTACTGGAGCGACTATCAACTTGCGATAGGAGTGCTGGCGGGAATAACCCGTTAAGTAGTTGAACAGATCGGTTAAATCTGCTCCTAACTCATCGCGACAGCTCAATAAGCCAATATCGGTGTAAATCCGTGCTGTTTTGGGATTGTAGTTTCCGGTGCCAATGTGGACGTAGCGGCGAATGCGGTTCTCTTCGCGTCGCACCACTAGAGCAATTTTGGTATGAGTTTTCAGCCCTACCAGGCCATAGACCACATGTACACCCACTTTTTCCAGCTTACGGGCCCAGTTGATGTTGTTTTCTTCATCAAAGCGAGCTTTCAGTTCCACTAAGACGGCTACCTGTTTGCCATTCTCGGCAGCAGCAATGAGGGCATTGAGGATAGGCGAATCTCCAGAGGTGCGGTAGAGCGTCATTTTGATTGCTAGCACATCTGGGTCGTGGGCGGCCTGCATGATGAAGCGTTGTACGGTCCCAGAAAATGACTGATAGGGGTGATGCACCATCAAGTCTTGTTTACGAATCACAGAGAAAAAGTCTTCTGCGTCCTCACCTTCTGCATTACTGCGATCGCTTCCGGGTGGGCTGAGCCGCCGCAACCGGGCGGGGACAATGGGAGCCCAAGGCGCATCTTTGAGATCTGGCCGTGGCAAGGCTAAAAAGGACATCAGATCGCTCAGCCCTAGCATGCCTTCCACTTCATAGAGATCACTTTCCTCTAGCGACATCTCTTGAATCAACATTTCCCGTACTGCGGGTGGGGTAGACGATTGAATCTCTAAACGCACCACCGAACCGCCAAACCGCCGCTTCCGTAATTCCTGCTCGATCGCGAGCATCAAATCATCGGCTTCATCTTCTTCCAGTTCGAGGTCTGCATTACGGGTGATCCGGAAGGGATAGTATTCTTGAATGTTCATGCCTGGAAACAAAGACTCCAGGTTATGGGCGACTACTTGTTCTAGCGGCACCCCCGTCCAAACTCCTCCTTGGCCCTTATGCTGTAGCTGTAAGTTTTCCGGTAACTGCAAGAAGCGGGGCAGCACTTTAGGAACCTTGACGCGGGCGAAAAATTCTTCCTCTGTCTCTGGATCTTGAATCACCACTGCCAAGTTGAGGCTGAGATTGGAAATGTAGGGGAAGGGATGGCTAGGATCGACGGCCAGAGGCGTGAGAACCGGAAAGATCTGCTCTTCAAAGTAGCGCTGCAAATAAATCCGCTGCTCTTGGTTTAAGTCCATGTAGTCGAGCAGATAAATGCCTTGGTTGGCGAGTTGAGGGCGTAGGGCTTGCTCAAAGTGTCGATGCTGCTTGATTACCATTGGGCGGAGGCGATCGCAGATGGCATCAAGTTGCTCTTGGGGCTTACGGCCATCTGAGGTGAGCTGGCTGACCTTTGCTTCTACTTGCTGCTTTAGCGCTGACACCCGCACCATAAAATACTCATCCAAGTTCGAGCTAAAAATAGCCATAAACTTGCAGCGCTCTATCAGAGGAGTGCGGGGGTCAAAGGCTTCATGCAAGACCCGGTTATTAAATTCCAGCCAGCTCATCTCGCGACTGAAATAGTACTGGGAGTCAATTAGGCTTGGCTCAGCAATGATCTTTTTAGTTTTCGGCATGGTTCTGAGGCAATCTCGGCAGCGTTAACTGGACAGCAAGAGTAGCAGCGTCACAAGCCAGCTCGCTTAAAACACTTCGTCTTCCATCCCTTTCCACCA from Trichocoleus desertorum ATA4-8-CV12 encodes:
- a CDS encoding PAS domain S-box protein, with the protein product MWEFFSSFLFSDQFIPHGHCYLWRPGLVWLHVVSDLAIALAYYSIPISLVYFIRKRRDVPFPWIFLLFGAFIIACGTTHILEVWTLWHPTYWVSGTVKAFTATISLFTALELGPLIPKVLALPSPAQLEATNRELEQQILERQQAEAVLARQAAMLQKQAQLLDLAHDTILVRAWNGAITFWNQGAEEMYGWSKAEALSCGSHTLLKTEFPQPLAEIEAQLLRENRWEGELCHTKKDGSQLVVASRWALQRDENGNPVAVLEINNDITDRKQAELALQAAHNELEIRVTERTTALAQANKELRLEIVERQRIEATLRDSEQRFRATFEQAAVGIAHVGLEGQWLRVNQKLCDTVGYTRSELLDLTFQDITVPDDLAADLACVHQVLAGTLQTFSMEKRYVRKDGSTIWVNLTVSLVREATKPKYFISVIEDISERRQAEAQLQNSLKELSDIKFALDQSAIVVTTDRQGIITYINDKFCELSQYTREELLGKNHRLINSGYHDPTFFQDLWSVISKGKVWKGEIKNRAKDGSDYWVDTTIVPFLNEQGQPFQYLAIRFDTTNRKQIEERMRTSLQEKEVLLKEVHHRVKNNLQIISSLLNLQCQNLEDDEVLAVFRESQNRIESMALIHEKLYQSEDMARINAPDYICDLVSNLFYTYEINADAIALKIDVDEVWLGLDTAIPCGLIINELVSNALKHAFPDGRTGEVCIHFGVRDAHHFMLAVSDTGVGLSKDLDYQNTDSLGLQLVNALTHQIEGAIQINEGDGVEFEIVFPN
- a CDS encoding response regulator, yielding MTTVNIMVVEDESIVAKDLQNRLKKFGYAVPVVAASGEEAILRASENHLDLVLMDIRLKGAIDGIEAARQIHHRFQLPIIYLTAYADDDTLARAKQTQPFGYILKPFKERELNTTIEITLARHRLEKQLQEREQWLSTVLRSIADAVITIDTTGLITFMNPVAESLTGWKQAQALGKPAIAVFQTEDEATQRVFQQPISSLLEDSIGPKTAVETSLKCSEDQSIPIEYSLTPLQNDQNLMMGAVLVFRDLTEQIKAKEAIRQQAEQARLLAELQKLNHLKDDFLSTVSHELRTPMSNMKMALQMLTIATNAERQQRYLEILKAECAREIDLINDLLDLQRLEASAYPTFLVEAINLQDWFSSLIEPFRSRLQEHQQVLNIDLPENSPPLITDRSSLERMLGELLNNACKYTPAGGEIILKVEQVTSPSPISPVVPFTRLIIQNQAEIPPTEILRIFDKFYRVPHADPWKQGGTGLGLALVKRLVEQLQGTIQVESSHGWTVFTIHLPPLNVVTLQRAG
- the sir gene encoding sulfite reductase, ferredoxin dependent, yielding MVKTPTPTPVVRKPSKVEGLKERSQFLREPVASELLLDTNSFTEDAIQILKFHGSYQQDNRDNRVKGQEKDYQFMLRTRSPGGFIPPQLYLTLDQLSETYGNGTLRATTRQGFQIHGILKKNLRVAIAEIIKSMGSTLGACGDLNRNVMAPPAPYKNRPEYLYAHEYANSIADLLTPQTGAYYEIWLDGEKFVSAEERPEVKAARQSNGNGTIFHEGEEPIYGTYYMPRKFKIAVTIPGDNSIDLYSQDLSLVVITNEQNELEGFNILAGGGLGRTHGKEDTFPRIADPLGYVDKADIYDAVKAIVATQRDNGNRSDRRHSRLKYLMEEWGVDKFRTEVEQYFGKPLQPFKPLPEFKYLDFLGWQEQGDGKLFVGIPIENGRVKDEGAFQLKTALREIVKQFNLPMLLTGSQDAILYDINPGDRAAIQAIFDRCGIQADPDKIDSLVRYSMACPALPTCGLAVTESERIMPEILERIRALLDKVGLEQEHFIIRMTGCPNGCARPYLAELGFVGSAPEHYQVWLGASPNQTRLSQPYVEKLHINDLEIGLEPIFVYFKQSRTAGESFGDFCDRVGLEAIRQFSVAYQSDPPELVSSYAATVNTANDEAIASVSETDGLGKVRRRITVREDLYASLQAMAAQQGKKVSQLATEAIAAYVEANQKP
- a CDS encoding porin family protein codes for the protein MNLSLKSIAAFSALSVIAIAPLLSAGSASAQPRKGFSDSYVGAGVAAGVTNGGQNNDAATFGGTIDGRFGLRKAPVSLRGSVVYSDDTSAIIPMITYDQGITKNTQVYGGVGYSFVEANGQPTPMGNDDAVVLTAGVESKVTKDVVVYGNTKWGLNAYQNGPADSLTFSAGAGLRF